The Rhizoctonia solani chromosome 4, complete sequence genome contains a region encoding:
- a CDS encoding Zinc finger, C3HC4 type (RING finger) protein encodes MPNIISWYNSQYRVWDRTRRLQMAPFLAQAEQNNGTNPAQPPGSVAIDMSSTEPKEKESRSESLFGPPIPPDTVQDFHFQFTQPQDEGDEPATTLQALVNLKRPSLRLTPLASNASNTDLGSNTKASHGLEFDYDCDAAKCRITVTMASNDRAKPEPEERRPITIFETYDEYKEAGAPMAEDLPTPEQIASPAEPPAAVARSVQAVGPALPVVDADAHNAAESSKDNTPKETEGVDVNIQLDALDEAGESTSPKNSQLTVLHIVKMGQPPSDGAEDTRPWVVRLFAIGNHTFRLHEIYGLASANAPAPAPQTYPPAPATDHDGEALPDAHTQQQTYEFAGAECVLCLSSPREVMLLPCRHLVACKECAENMITFGAGEGVSAPAPVADEATPPANTNTNQPPNGAPNTNTTPEPLTPFQAAAAAGRRKRKAKGWFCPVCRQPYTSLLRISMQPLNVKPDGSTAPAEQVQQPTNETEQQMQSKGPLSGVVSMARGVLTRKPTTEAAPAVDSTESTAVAGQSDTPNATSATNNA; translated from the exons ATGCCCAACATTATTTCTTGGT ACAACAGTCAATATCGAGTCTGGGATAG GACTCGCCGCCTCCAGATGGCGCCGTTCCTGGCTCAAGCAGAGCAAAATAATGGAACTAATCCAGCTCAACCTCCTGGCTCCGTTGCAATCGACATGTCCAGTACTGAGCCCAAAGAGAAAGAGTCTCGCTCTGAGAGTTTGTTCGGGCCGCCGATTCCTCCAGATACTGTCCAGGACTTCCACTTTCAGttcacacagccacaagatGAG GGTGATGAGCCTGCTACTACGTTGCAGGCCCTAGTCAATCTCAAACGCCCTTCGTTGCGCTTGACACCCCTTGCTTCGAATGCGTCCAATACTGATTTGGGATCGAACACTAAGGCTAGTCATGGATTGGAATTCGACTACGATTGCGATGCTGCCAAGTGTCGTATCACAGTGACCATGGCTTCAAACGACCGTGCTAAACCCGAGCCAGAGGAAAGGAGGCCTATAACCATTTTTGAGACC TACGATGAATACAAGGAGGCGGGCGCACCAATGGCAGAGGATCTCCCCACGCCGGAGCAGATTGCTTCGCCTGCAGAACCTCCTGCCGCTGTTGCTCGTTCCGTC CAGGCTGTTGGCCCCGCGCTTCCCGTAGTTGATGCAGATGCACACAACGCGGCCGAAAGCTCTAAAGACAATACGCCTAAGGAGACTGAGGGTGTCGATGTGAACATCCAACTGGATGCATTAGACGAAGCTG GCGAATCTACTTCTCCCAAGAATTCTCAGTTAACTGTGTTGCATATTGTCAAAATGGGGCAGCCACCCTCAGATGGAGCTGAAGATACGCGCCCATGGGTTGTCCGGTTGTTCGCC ATCGGAAACCATACCTTCCGTCTCCACGAAATCTACGGACTTGCAAGCGCCAATGCTCCCGCCCCAGCACCTCAGACCTACCCCCCTGCTCCTGCGACTGACCACGATGGCGAAGCTCTTCCTGACGCTCATACTCAGCAACAAACTTATGAATTCGCCGGTGCCGAATGCGTCCTCTGCCTTTCGTCTCCACGTGAAGTAATGCTCCTACCTTGCCGACATCTTGTAGCTTGTAAGGAGTGCGCCGAAAACATGATTACTTTTGGTGCGGGGGAGGGAGTttctgctcctgctcctgtaGCCGATGAAGCCACTCCTCCTGCCAATACCAATACTAATCAGCCACCCAATGGTGCCCCAAACACGAATACTACGCCCGAGCCATTGACCCCGTTCCAAGCTGCTGCCGCAGCCGGACGCAGGAAGCGTAAAGCAAAAGGTTGGTTCTGCCCGGTTTGTCGACAAC CTTATACTTCGCTGCTTCGTATCTCTATGCAGCCACTGAACGTCAAACCAGATGGTAGCACAGCTCCGGCTGAACAGGTTCAGCAGCCAACAAACGAAACCGAACAACAAATGCAATCCAAAGGACCACTGAGTGGAGTAGTTTCGATGGCTCGAGGAGTGCTCACACGCAAGCCAACAACTGAGGCAGCTCCTGCTGTTGATAGTACTGAATCCACTGCCGTGGCCGGACAATCAGATACCCCCAACGCAACCTCTGCAACAAACAACGCTTAA
- a CDS encoding pentatricopeptide repeat-containing protein 5, mitochondrial, whose protein sequence is MAANLVRTPLLPFGLELVSRQITPSSRQATRILHWSASYLSIPFSLDLPQDDPSLRALHEPYPSVPPNDNVFEVEGVEYASGSISRSVVARNNILETRSISAGRSHTQHSNAQLLKCIHQKDYSGAIALRRDLEALHTTISPRYTYAQVAQYLLDHPNKSDPYAFLQWCELLPSLLQPWSKPISIPPAIDQILSRLLQRPESIESLCRFAILAARKGMARLVAPQIISQVTRYSTPEVASRLLAELINAASVNASHSSLSTIPPKVLRSWNNIFIRTLCLSGRVEAAYQGLLALHNNQRALSPHTYRIVSEELEKIEHRKEGGHVRALAEQAGFPHPRFTARTRTEGTSRTPRDFVSKDLRRIKIRLSTGSRIPTAELINFMKSYRSTGNYRAIPLLRKRLFRGFPSDHQKSTLSAWGTAEMQLYRSEGKHIDTLSIFRDIFLPQGITPQILHELGLPSPPNTRRHPLLWPPSEAISIASWSAAALATSHNDKEALGRCYLYFLESWYPKPTSFFEIPPVMRPDAAAFQPWIGAFARRAGPEAIAKIMRDMKALGVPPTIMTWNALAKAYVSVKEWEIAKSILGKMENSRKEDSTPLSSSTNARLRSRLGPILEWGFPAAELSTYYILLRELLATKQFPAAKELVEIFLQNGHEFDTKLSLLVQKLEKRGMAFV, encoded by the coding sequence ATGGCCGCGAATCTCGTGAGGACACCCCTTCTTCCATTTGGACTTGAGCTTGTCTCCCGCCAAATCACCCCTTCTAGTAGGCAGGCAACTCGGATTCTACACTGGTCCGCATCATATCTTTCGATACCATTCTCTCTTGATCTTCCTCAAGATGATCCATCACTTAGAGCTTTACATGAGCCCTACCCCTCGGTACCCCCCAATGATAATGTATTTGAAGTTGAAGGGGTTGAATATGCCTCGGGGTCAATATCGAGATCCGTCGTAGCGCGGAATAATATATTAGAAACGAGGTCAATTTCTGCAGGAAGGTCTCATACGCAACATTCTAATGCCCAACTGCTTAAATGTATACACCAAAAGGATTATTCGGGAGCAATCGCCCTCCGGCGAGACCTGGAAGCACTTCACACCACCATCTCTCCTCGATATACGTATGCACAAGTCGCCCAATATCTACTCGATCATCCTAACAAATCAGATCCCTATGCATTTCTTCAATGGTGTGAACTCTTGCCATCTTTACTTCAACCATGGTCGAAACCAATCTCAATACCTCCAGCAATAGACCAAATTCTTTCGCGTCTTCTACAACGTCCAGAATCAATAGAATCTCTTTGTCGTTTTGCCATCTTGGCTGCTCGCAAAGGCATGGCTAGATTGGTTGCACCTCAAATAATCAGTCAAGTTACTCGTTATTCCACTCCAGAAGTAGCTTCGAGATTGCTAGCAGAGCTCATCAATGCCGCTTCCGTCAACGCTTCCCATTCCAGCTTATCAACAATTCCACCTAAGGTTTTGCGAAGCTGGAACAACATATTCATACGCACACTCTGTCTCTCCGGGCGAGTCGAAGCGGCATATCAAGGCTTGCTTGCCCTGCACAACAATCAGCGTGCACTCAGCCCCCATACCTACCGTATCGTGTCGGAAGAACTTGAAAAAATTGAACATCGAAAAGAAGGAGGTCATGTCAGAGCCTTAGCTGAACAAGCGGGGTTCCCGCACCCGCGTTTTACTGCCCGGACTCGAACTGAAGGAACGTCTCGGACGCCTCGTGACTTCGTTTCAAAGGATCTACGTAGGATCAAGATTCGACTGTCAACTGGAAGTCGAATACCTACTGCCGAGTTAATAAACTTCATGAAATCCTATCGCTCAACCGGTAATTATCGAGCTATTCCACTACTGCGTAAACGACTTTTTCGAGGCTTCCCGAGTGATCATCAAAAATCGACTTTGAGCGCTTGGGGCACTGCAGAGATGCAACTTTACCGCTCTGAAGGGAAGCATATAGATACATTGTCTATATTTCGGGACATATTTCTACCACAGGGGATAACCCCTCAAATATTGCACGAACTAGGACTCCCCTCGCCTCCAAATACTAGGCGCCATCCGTTGCTCTGGCCACCAAGCGAGGCCATATCAATAGCATCTTGGTCGGCTGCCGCATTAGCCACCTCCCACAATGACAAGGAGGCTCTAGGGCGCTGTTATTTATACTTCCTTGAATCATGGTACCCGAAGCCAACTAGTTTTTTCGAAATCCCCCCAGTTATGCGTCCGGATGCAGCTGCCTTTCAGCCTTGGATAGGTGCATTCGCTCGGAGAGCTGGGCCTGAGGCAATTGCCAAAATAATGCGGGATATGAAAGCGCTTGGAGTACCGCCGACTATCATGACATGGAATGCCTTGGCCAAAGCCTATGTCTCTGTAAAAGAATGGGAAATTGCTAAGTCGATCCTAGGGAAGATGGAAAATTCACGAAAAGAAGACTCAACTCCGTTATCATCTAGTACGAACGCTCGCCTTCGTAGCCGCCTTGGGCCCATATTGGAGTGGGGGTTTCCTGCTGCTGAATTGTCAACATACTATATTTTACTGCGAGAATTGCTTGCTACCAAACAGTTTCCAGCGGCCAAGGAACTTGTTGAGATATTCCTTCAGAATGGTCACGAATTTGACACAAAATTAAGTTTGCTTGTTCAGAAACTTGAAAAAAGGGGGATGGCATTCGTGTAG
- a CDS encoding major facilitator superfamily transporter, which translates to MSLPRSNSDTHSLDSDEKKPGSWDPRATADVVQYDKGVDEALDLVAGHADDQPVDPEEARRIRAKIDWVILPLLFALYTLQFVDKCVYPHRVRSAELNVSFKRYPGCSSVLGIIQDNHLTTDQFNTLGSAFYIGAPYLWLPFTLTDSFDRLYRFRYPHSWALQRFPVAKYLAANIFFWAILIGLHCVCKNFAGLFVLRFLLGASEGCITNGVMLVTSMFYTRTEIGERIGWTFQCNGFALITSGFLSFGVAHSSPNGKPARWQLLMIIYTGLTLIVGVWFLLLFPDSPVKARFLTKDEKVKAVRRIQSNQSGIETKSWKHEQAVEAVKDVKTWLFFLFAAISNLQNGFGTQYSLIIKSFGFTTLQTTALNIPAGVAMIISITLSTLILRRYPNARCWIAVAFFVPSVLAVILLITLPWHNRIGLLCAYYVLNFGGAPSFVMVLSWVTVTTSGHTKKLAVNAIFLVGYSLGQVLCTQFWRDEYKPRNYVPYAICLASYACDFILLFAIRYVLKKENDRRDALQAVQAQEDYGYVERVDSDGQIRDSLDREAHAQELQADLLRRQRLQQNVRMIEARDREERERQMISTQAEPRPLRVTQGDVRSDPQSSNQQERPKNVEDPWEKAKKEAPPEEPTSWQPQTARRR; encoded by the exons ATGTCTCTGCCTCGGAGCAACAGCGATACCCACTCACTCGATAGTGATGAGAAGAAACCAGGCTCCTGGGACCCTCGTGCGACTGCCGATGTAGTCCAGTACGACAAG GGTGTTGATGAGGCACTAGACTTGGTCGCAGGTCATGCCGACGACCAACCTGTTGACCCCGAGGAGGCACGAAGGATCCGTGCAAAGATTGACTGGGTCATTCTGCCGCTGCTCTTTGCCTTGTATACTC TGCAATTCGTCGACAAGTGTGTATATCCTCATCGTGTTCGAAGTGCTGAGCTAAACGTTTCATTCAAGAGGTACCCTGGGTGCTCCTCAGTATTAGGGATTATACAAGACAACCACCTCACAACGGATCAATTTAACACCCTAGGATCTGCATTCTATATCGGTGCGCCATATTTGTGGCTTCCCTTCACCCTTACCGACTCGTTTGATAGGTTATATCGTTTTCGCTACCCTCACTCTTGGGCTCTCCAACGGTTCCCTGTCGCCAAGTATCTCGCAGCCAACATTTTCTTCTGGGCAATTCTTATCGGACTTCACTGCGTTTGCAAGAACTTTGCCGGGCTGT tTGTTCTGCGCTTCTTGTTGGGAGCTTCGGAAGGATGTATCACCAACGGGGTTATGCTAGTCACTTCCATGTTCTATACTCGCACAGAGATTGGAGAGCGCATTGGCTG GACCTTCCAGTGCAACGGTTTTGCGCTGATCACATCCGGATTTTTGTCTTTCGGCGTTGCGCACTCTTCCCCCAATGGAAAACCTGCGCGCTGGCAACTCTTGATGATAATATACACGGGATTGACACTTATCGTCGGAGTCTGGTTCCTTCTCCTATTTCCCGACAGCCCGGTCAAGGCACGGTTCCTGACCAAGGACGAAAAG GTCAAGGCGGTAAGGCGCATTCAATCCAACCAGAGTGGGATCGAGACCAAGTCCTGGAAGCACGAGCAAGCTGTCGAAGCGGTCAAGGACGTTAAGACTTGGTTGTTCTTCTTGTTCGCGGCTATCTC TAACCTGCAGAATGGCTTTGGCACTCAGTACAGCTTGATCATTAAATCCTTTGGCTTCACGACGTTGCAAACAACCGCTCTGAACATTCCAGCTGGCGTCGCCATGATCATTTCTATCACACTATCCACTCTGATTCTTCGCCGTTACCCT AATGCCAGGTGTTGGATTGCGGTCGCCTTCTTCGTCCCCTCTGTTCTAGCCGTTATCCTGCTGATCACGCTGCCCTGGCATAACCGCATTGGGCTCTTGTGCGCGTACTACGTGCTTAACTTTGGTGGCGCTCCCTCTTTTGTTATGGTCCTCTCGTGGGTCACTGTCACTACCTCAGGTCACACCAAG AAACTGGCTGTCAATGCCATCTTCCTTGTCGGTTACTCGCTTGGCCAAGTGCTTTGCACTCAGTTCTGGAGAGACGAGTACAAGCCAAGGAATTACGTCCCTTATGCGATCTGTCTT GCTTCGTATGCTTGTGATTTCATCTTGCTCTTCGCGATCCGCTATGTCTTGAAGAAGGAGAACGACCGGCGAGACGCATTGCAAGCTGTCCAAGCACAGGAAGATTATGGGTACGTTGAGAGGGTTGACTCGGATGGACAGATC CGCGATTCCCTTGACCGAGAGGCCCATGCCCAGGAATTGCAAGCGGACCTTCTCCGAAGGCAAAGGCTCCAACAAAACGTCCGGATGATCGAGGCCCGAGATCGTGAGGAACGCGAGAGGCAAATGATATCCACTCAAGCGGAGCCTCGACCTTTGCGGGTCACACAGGGCGATGTGAGATCTGACCCGCAAAGTTCAAATCAACAAGAAAGACCTAAGAACGTCGAAGATCCATGGGAAAAGGCCAAAAAAGAGGCTCCACCAGAGGAGCCGACCTCATGGCAGCCTCAAACCGCTCGGCGAAGATAG
- a CDS encoding coatomer subunit beta — protein sequence MQMLTKFESKSNRVKGLAFHPTRPLLAASLHNGSVQLWNYQMGTLVDRFDEHDGPVRGVAIHPTRPLLVTGGDDYKVKVWDLRPQSRKCLFTLHGHLDYVRTVQFHHDMPWIISASDDQTIRIWNSTSRNCIAILTGHSHYIMSAQFHPKDDLVVSASMDQTVRVWDISGLRKTGGTPATHAAAQAAGSMGTTGFDAFDTFSTVKYVLEGHDRGVNYAAFHPTLPLIVSAADDRQIKLWRMSETKAWEVDTCRGHFNNVASALFHPRHELILSVGEDKTIRVWDMGKRTAVQTFRREHDRFWTLTAHPELNLFAAGHDSGLIVFKLERERPAFSLFQDTLYYIRDKYVHQYDLNTRADAGVLSVRKLGGQYVQPRTLSFNPAERAIIVTSTADNGIYELVGLPRDVGSGELRDSSTDGKRGTGNSVVFVARNRFAVLEKATQNIQIRDLSNTITKTIKAPVQTNEIFYGGTASLILSSTSTVVLYDIQQQKTLAELSTPPVKYVIWNADGSTVALLSKHTITIANKNMTQSSLIHETIRIKSGAWDDSGVFVYSTLNHIKYALPNGDNGIIKTLDQPVYLTRVKGKQIHYLDRSARPSTMDMDPTEYRFKLALVRNNYEEVLHIIRTSNLVGQSIISYLQKKGFPEIALHFVQDKNTRFDLAIECGNLDVALETAKTIDKKECWERLAQQGLKQGNHKIVEIAYQKTKNFDKLSFLYMATGSTDKLAKMGKIAEARGDPMSKFQNTLYSGDVLGRVNLLRDVGLPSGIFDCTNHGLEELAQEILESAGISEEDIDGLPPIASEPLGPPPVITPTTGLVWPVFSKENFFEKAMANGGLTDPSSSTAYVNGVDSAPALDEWEAGETAQEEEVADGEGWDLDEGVGVDEAEQVEDSTDTPAATAGVSETELWTRNSPFAADHVAAGSFETAMQLLQRQSGVVKFEPLKPTFMSIYRSARAYLSMTASVPPLRLHIRRNPDETSPAKFLPVVYRSVKALRAQEFNDGCKFLSANKLSEAANVFRQLIHALLLTVPTSPDDYKELRELISYSREYLLGASIELSRRELVQEDPSNPSHQQIALRNAMTVCLKAKNYASGAKFARRLLELNPPAPVVAKAREVIAQGDRSPLDTIEISYDEFTEFEICAISYTPIYKGSAAVKCPFTHASFLPEHKGKICPLTLVTEIGASASGLPTLR from the exons ATGCAGATGCTCACTAAATTCGAGTCCAAAAGCAATCGTGTTAAAG GGCTCGCCTTCCATCCGACGCGTCCCCTACTCGCCGCGTCCCTACACAATGGGAGCGTTCAGCTATGGAATTATCAAATGGGGACTCTCGTTGACCGATTTGACGAGCATGATG GACCTGTCCGTGGTGTTGCCATCCATCCTACTCGGCCGCTGCTAGTTACTGGGGGTGATGATTATAAGGTCAAGGTCTGGG ACCTGCGCCCTCAAAGTCGAAAATGCTTATTCACGTTGCATGGCCATCTGGATTACGTGCGAACAGTACAGTTTCACCATGACATGCCATGGATT ATATCCGCTTCTGACGACCAAACAATCCGGATTTGGAACAGCACCTCACGTAACTGTATCGCTATCTTGACTGGCCACTCTCACTATATTATGTCTGCCCAATTCCACCCCAAGGACGACCTTGTTGTTTCCGCATCTATGGATCAAACTGTACGAGTATGGGATATCTCAGGACTTCGCAAGACCGGAGGAACTCCCGCTACCCACGCAGCTGCACAAGCAGCAGGATCCATGGGGACCACCGGGTTTGATGCTTTCGACACTTTTTCTACGGTGAAATATGTACTCGAGGGACACGACCGTGGGGTCAATTATGCAGCTTTTCATCCTACTCTGCCCTTGATAGTCTCAGCCGCCGATGATCGTCAAATTAAACTTTGGCGTATGAGCGAGACTAAGGCTTGGGAGGTTGATACTTGCCGTGGCCATTTCAACAATGTCGCCAGCGCCTTATTCCACCCTCGTCACGAGCTGATTCTTTCGGTTGGAGAAGACAAGACTATCCGCGTATGGGATATGGGCAAGAGAACAGCCGTACAAACTTTCCGACGGGAGCATGATCGGTTCTGGACACTGACCGCTCACCCTGAATTGAATTTATTCGCTGCTG GACACGACAGTGGTTTGATAGTCTTCAAGCTCGAGCGTGAGCGCCCAGCATTTTCGCTGTTCCAAGATACACTCTACTATATCCGTGATAAATACGTTCATCAGTATGATTTGAATACCCGTGCCGATGCTGGTGTGTTGAGCGTGCGGAAGCTTGGGGGACAATATGTGCAACCACGCACCTTGAGCTTTAACCCAGCGGAACGCGCCATTATTGTCACATCA ACGGCGGACAATGGGATATATGAATTGGTTGGACTGCCCAGAGACGTGGGGTCGGGGGAACTTCGTGATTCTTCGACCGATGGAAAACGTGGAACTGGTAATAGTGTTGTTTTCGTCGCTCGCAACCGGTTCGCTGTTCTTGAGAAAGCTACGCAG AATATTCAAATTCGGGACTTGTCGAACACCATCACGAAAACGATTAAAGCACCAGTCCAAACTAACGAAATTTTCTACGGTGGTACCGCTAGTCTTATCCTGAGCTCAACAAGCACTGTTGTGCTTTATGACATCCAACAACAAAAAACGCTTGCTGAACTTAGTACCCCACCAGTGAAGTACGTTATCTGGAATGCGGACGGAAGCACCGTAGCGCTGTTGAGCAAACATA CCATTACGATCGCCAACAAAAATATGACCCAGAGCAGCCTCATCCACGAAACGATCAGGATCAAATCTGGTGCATGGGACGACAGCGGAGTGTTCGTGTACTCAACTTTGAATCACATCAAATATGCGCTTCCAAACGG CGATAATGGTATCATCAAGACATTAGACCAGCCTGTGTACCTTACTCGTGTCAAGGGCAAGCAAATCCACTATCTCGACCGCAGCGCACGCCCAAGCACAATGGATATGGATCCTACAGAGTATCGTTTTAAACTTGCTCTCGTCCGAAACAACTACGAAGAGGTTCTCCATATTATCCGCACTTCCAACCTCGTCGGGCAGAGTATCATATCGTACTTGCAGAAGAAGGGATTTCCTGAA ATTGCTTTACACTTTGTTCAAGACAAAAACACCCGATTTGATCTAGCAATTGAATGCGGAAACTTGGATGTCGCATTAGAAACCGCCAAGACTATCGACAAGAAGGAATGCTGGGAGCGCTTAGCTCAGCAAGGTCTCAAGCAAGGCAATCACAAG ATCGTCGAGATTGCTTATCAAAAGACGAAGAACTTTGACAAATTATCCTTCTTATACATGGCCACAGGGAGTACTGACAAGCTTGCGAAGATGGGGAAAATCGCCGAAGCACGGGGGGATCCAATGTCTAAATTCCAAAATACTCTGTATTCTGGCGATGTTTTGGGTCGGGTGAACTTGTTACGCGATGTTGGGCTAC CCTCTGGCATATTTGACTGCACGAATCATGGCCTTGAAGAGCTTGCTCAAGAAATATTAGAGTCGGCAGGTATCAGCGAAGAGGATATTGATGGACTTCCGCCAATCGCATCAGAGCCACTTGGGCCTCCCCCCGTCATCACTCCTACTACTGGGCTAGTTTGGCCCGTATTCTCGAAAGAAAACTTCTTTGAGAAGGCCATGGCAAATGGAGGATTGACGGATCCTTCCTCGAGCACAGCGTATGTCAACGGGGTTGACTCGGCCCCGGCCTTAGACGAATGGGAAGCTGGAGAGACCgcacaagaagaggaagTGGCCGATGGAGAAGGCTGGGATCTGGACGAGGGAGTCGGCGTAGATGAAGCAGAACAAGTTGAGGACTCCACAGATACCCCCGCCGCCACCGCAGGTGTTTCTGAAACAGAGCTCTGGACCCGAAACTCTCCTTTCGCTGCGGACCATGTGGCTGCCGGGTCTTTCGAAACCGCTATGCAG CTGTTGCAAAGGCAATCTGGAGTTGTCAAGTTTGAGCCTCTCAAGCCTACGTTTATGTCGATATACCGCTCGGCGCGTGCTTACTTGTCAATGACGGCCTCGGTACCCCCACTACGACTCCACATTCGCCGAAATCCTGATGAAACATCTCCAGCAAAGTTTTTGCCAGTTGTATACCGGAGCGTGAAGGCTTTGCGAGCGCAAGAGTTCAATGACGGATGCAAGTTCCTCTCAGCAAACAAACTCAGCGAGGCCGCCAACGTATTTAGGCAATTAATTCATGCATTGCTTCTGACCGTCCCAACATCTCCGGATGACTACAAGGAG TTGCGAGAGCTTATTTCGTATTCGCGTGAATATCTTTTGGGTGCATCCATCGAATTATCGCGACGCGAACTGGTTCAAGAAGATCCATCAAAT CCCAGTCACCAACAGATTGCTTTGAGAAATGCTATGACCGTTTGCTTGAAGGCAAAGAACTATGCCAGTGGAGCTAAATTTGCTCGTCGCTTGCTAGAACTGAATCCCCCAGCCCCAGTCGTTGCTAAG GCCCGTGAAGTGATAGCTCAAGGAGACCGAAGTCCCCTAGATACAATCGAGATCTCCTACGATGAGTTCACCGAATTCGAGATCTGCGCCATTAGCTATACGCCTATTTACAAGGGCTCTGCCGCTGTGAAATGTCCCTTCACGCATGCAAGCTTCTTACCAGAGCATAAGGGCAAGATTTGCCCGCTGACACTTGTAACCGAGATCGGTGCATCAGCTAGCGGTCTCCCAACCTTGCGGTAA
- a CDS encoding Zinc finger, C3HC4 type (RING finger) protein, with product MGRASLRAMPLAHLKAYLNAYGLRAPPHAVEKEDYVRAVLDARQNNGCLPKANEDYYRRHSIPQPTGERPKGFLARMAESFSDFVDSLPQPELSTHVHPPPVPPRHTAPRPPPPPPPRPQAAPSPSNARPTPQQPQHNPPPPPPSTQRPAPQAVPMEELLAMNSEEISALSIGKLKAILQHHHVRIPQDALEKRDLVDRVVTLVEAARVAKEREARLKAAEEEAELEAQRQALEEIDRRKKASVQKDDAGTSEERESQVDAPVGLPKAAAHAATKLERDGLCVICQDEDANIAIVDCGHLCLCLECSELVMQSSKECPLCRTRIVTSQRLLRIFKT from the exons ATGGGTCGCGCATCACTTAGGGCGATGCCTTTGGCGCATCTTAAAGCGTATTTGAATGCATATGGGTTGAGAG CTCCACCTCATGCAGTAGAGAAGGAGGACTATGTTCGTGCCGTACTTGACGCGAGG CAAAACAACGGGTGTTTACCAAAGGCCAATGAAGACTACTATCGCCGGCATTCAATTCCCCAACCGACAGGAGAGCGCCCAAAGGGGTTCCTTGCCAGGATGGCGGAGAGCTTTTCTGATTTTGTTGACTCGTTACCCCAGCCAGAGTTATCTACCCATGTACACCCACCTCCAGTGCCACCGAGACATACAGCTCCAAGACCACCGCCTCCGCCGCCTCCACGTCCTCAAGCTGCTCCTAGTCCATCAAACGCAAGACCAACCCCACAACAACCCCAGCACAatccccctcccccaccaCCCTCAACACAGAGGCCAGCCCCCCAAGCGGTACCAATGGAGGAGCTTCTCGCTATGAACTCAGAAGAAATCTCCGCATTGTCCATTGGGAAACTGAAAGCAATTCTACAACACCATCACGTCCGAATTCCTCAAGACGCTCTTGAAAAGCGGGATTTGGTTGATCGGGTTGTGACTCTAGTGGAAGCTGCTCGAGTTGCAAAGGAACGTGAAGCTCGTCTCAAGGCTGCCGAAGAAGAGGCAGAGCTTGAAGCTCAGCGACAGGCGTTAGAAGAGATCGACCGCAGGAAGAAAGCAAGCGTACAGAAAGACGATGCGGGTACCTCAGAAGAGCGGGAATCCCAGGTAGATG CCCCTGTTGGCCTACCGAAAGCCGCTGCACATGCCGCTACGAAACTCGAACGAGACGGGCTGTGCGTGATTTGCCAAGACGAGGATGCCAACATTGCGATAGTCGATTGCGG GCACCTGTGTCTGTGTCTGGAATGCTCGGAACTGGTGATGCAATCGTCCAAGGAATGCCCGCTGTGTCGGACAAGAATTGTTACTTCTCAACGACTTCTTCGTATATTCAAGACGTAG